The stretch of DNA AACTCAAGAACTTTATCCTTGTGCTCAACAAAGCCGATCAGGTTCCTGATCGTATGGCTCTGGATCTGTTGCGCGCACGCTACGAGTGGAGTGTTTCCATCAGTGCCCGGACTGGTGATGGACTGGATCGACTGGCCCAGCTCGTCGTGGATCGATTAGGTGACGGACTCGAAAGCGTGACGGTTTCCACAGGTATCGAAGATGGTAAACTTCTGGGCTGGCTCTCTGAGCATGCCACCATCATCGATACCCATTATTCTGAAACTACAGCCACTTTCCGGTGCCGGATATCACGTTCCATGTTGCCGCGGCTTCGCCAGCGTGGGACCATCCTGGAAGACCACCACGATCAGTCTTCACTCGAAGCTGTTGGTTAACCCCGTTTCATTTGCAATTCCATAGAGAGCCTTTCGACAGCTGACTGCTGGACGCGATGAATTCTTATATCCCCGAAGAAAACAAATACCTTAGAACACCAATTCTGTTTAGACTATCGACGTCGAAATCAGATCAAAAGAGTTTGCAAAGGAAGATCGATGATCATGTCAGGAAAACCGCTGGTAATAACTTCCGGCTTGTTCATCTGCCTGGTTTTCGTGGCGGGTTTCAGTTTCTTCAATGCCAACTTAGCGGTTTCACAGGTGCCGGTTGGTGATCAGAATGCTGCAAAAGCAGCACCTGCGGCTCAAACAAATCAAGCCACCGTCGAAAGTCAGAAGTCGGTAGAAGATTCCAACGACAAGCTCACGGCTCTCAACCCCTCAGGGACTGTCCAGGTGGACGCGGCAAACAAGCGACTGCTGGTGAAAGGCCGTGTCGTCTTGAGAGAAGGTCAGTTGGAAATGCTCGCCTGTCCCCGACAGACAAAAGAGCATGAATCGATCATTGCCGTCGATGCACCGGCTCAGTTAATCCATGCTGGCTTGCTGGCACTGGGGGCCAAAACCGGAACTGGTGTCAAATTTCAGCCCAAATTTCAGCCTCCAACTGGCGAGAAACTCCTGATCAACATCTCCTGGAAAGATGCTCAAGGAAAGGATCATAAGGTTTCGGCACAGAGCTGGGTTCGAAATGCCACCCGTCGATACTTTGTTGCCTCATTGCCCAAGATCGATGAAGAACTGAAGTTTCCCGAAGAGAGTGGCCTGATCTGGGATAACCGGCAGAAAGAACTTCTCTGGTATGGTCATATGACCCAAGAGAAAAAGGCCGAACTGAAAAAGACAGTGACTGATCCACGCCTGCAGGCCTCGATTGACAAGTTCTTTAATGACTCTCAATTCGCAGAAATGAAAGCCGATTTTGTCTTTGTTGGCAGTTTGTTTGAAGCCGACCCCGACAGTGGCAAGCAACGCTACCTCGCGGATGGTGGTGACCTGATTTGCGTGGCCAATTTTTCCACAGCCACCATCGATGTGGCGACTGCCAGTACCAATACTGGTGAAGACCTCCTGTTTGAGGCTTATACTGAGCGGATTCCGCCAGTGGAGACACCCATTACGCTGGAGATCCAGTTGGCCGAAGCCACTGCACCAAAGCCGTAATTCGACAAGGCACTCCCAGCTCTCCAGAAGCCGAAAACTACTGAAAAACGTCGTGATTTCAGTCACGACGATCGTTCAGGTAATGCGTCTTGGCGTGTAAAAAGTTCGTACATCGACGGAAGTCATCCCCGCCCGGCGGGCAGCCTCAATCCCGGGATCCACATCCTCAAAGACGATGCATCGATCAGGAGGAACATTCAGACGGCGAGCAGCTTCCAGAAAGATCTCTGGCTCCGGCTTATGGCTCTGAACGTCTTCGCAGGTGACGATGGTATTGAAGAGTTTTGGTGACAGCCCAATACTCTTGAGCACTCCCAAACAGACTTCTGGCAGCCCACCGGTCGCGACTGCCAGAGGAATTTTGCCGTGGTAATAATGCACCACCTCAACCACCTGGGGGACAGGAGGAACTTCACTGAGTTTCTGCACAAAAAGTTTCTCTTTGTGCTTAACCATCGCAGCCAGATCAGTCTTGATATCAAACCGATCCAGCATGGTTTGGGCCACAATTTTTGTAGGCCAGCCCCCCATGGCGTAGAACTCATCTTCGCTCATGAAAGCGCCATAGGGTGTCAATGTCTCGACCCAGGCCACGTAGTGCATGGGCATGGAATCGCCCAAAGTGCCATCGCAATCGAAGATAATGGCATCGAATGTTAGCCCGTCAGGGATCACCGCGGGACGTTCTTTCCCCTCATTCAAATTTTCTTTCGAGTGAAGTGAAGCATCCATGACGATCTACCCTTTTGAGGCTTAATCCTGAATTCAGGTCCGCGTGCCCGATTCGCCAGAACTTTATCTGTTCGACAGGCACGAATTCAACGAAGCCTATACTCGGCCCTGTTTCCATGATCACCACGAACATGTTTGGAAGACGACACGCCCGTCGAATCTCATGACAGCTCTATGAGTCAATCCGTGAAGAATGCATTCACCTTAGACAAGACATCCTCGCAGAAATCCAATTCAACTAAGAAGTCGTTCCCGTCGTGGCTACAAGCGCTCGTTCCTGATGGCGCTGGAGCGCAGCCTTGATGAATCCATCAAAAAGCGGATGCGGCGACTGGGGTTTCGACTTGAATTCCGGATGAAACTGGACAGCAGCAAACCATGGGTGCCCGGGGAGTTCCACTGCCTCAACGAGCGACCCATCCGGACTCGTGCCCACGAGGTTCATACCTGCCGCCATGAACTGTTCGCGATACTCGGGATTGAACTCGTAGCGGTGTCGATGCCTCTCCGAAATCTCCGTACGGCCGTAGAGTTTGGCCAATAACGAGCCCTCTGCAAGGCGGCATGCCTGTGCACCAAGTCGCATGGTACCGCCGCGATGAGTCACTTTCTTTTGTTCTTCAAGCAGACAGATGACGGGATGATCCGTGTCCGCCACGAACTCGGTACTGTTCGCATTCTTGTGGCCCAGCACTTCTCGGGCAAACTCGATGACCGCCACCTGCATTCCCAGGCAGATTCCGAAGTAGGGAATCTTTTGAGTTCGCGCAAAACGAACTGCACGAATTTTGCCTTCAATCCCCCGTCGACCAAAGCCGCCGGGAACAAGAATTCCATCCACGCCAGCCAGGAGGGCCGCAGGATCCTGCTGTTCGAGTTCTTCGGCTTCGATCCGTTTCACGATGATTCGCGAATCATGCTTGAATCCCGCATGATCGAGCGATTCGTAAATCGACTTGTAAGCATCCCGATGTTCGATGTACTTGCCCACCACGGCAATTGTCACATCATGCTGCGGATTTCGAATCTTCTGGACGAGAACCTCCCAGCCCTCCATCTGGCGTTCGCCGACTTTCAGGCCCAGTTTTCGAACAATCAGATCGTCCAGACCATGTTCAATCAAACCCAACGGAACTTCATAAATGGAAAATTCCGTATCCATCTCCTCGATGACTGCGTTTTTCTCCACGTTACAGAACAAACCGATTTTCTCGGCGTTGTCTCGACCCAGTGGCCGTTCGCAACGAATGATGAGGACATCTGGCTGAATACCAATCTGGCGGAGTTGCTGCACACTGTGCTGAGTTGGTTTTGTTTTCAACTCGCGAGCCGCTTTGAGATAGGGCACCAAAGTCAGATGAATGAACAGACAGTTTTCGCGGCCGATATCGAGAGGAATCTGACGAATCGCTTCCAAAAACGGCAAACCTTCAATATCGCCAACTGTCCCACCCAGTTCGGTAATCACCACATCCACATCGGGAGCAGCGAGTTTCAATACGGAATTCTTGATTTCATCGGTGATATGGGGAACCACCTGTACGGTTCCGCCCAGGTACTTTCCCTGCCTCTCTTTTTCGATCACTTTGAGATAAATGCGACCAGACGTGAAATTGGAATCTCTTGTCAGAGGGCTGTGCGTAAACCGTTCGTAATGCCCAAGATCAAGGTCGGTCTCGGCACCATCATCAAGAACATAAACCTCACCATGCTGGTAAGGGCTCATGGTGCCGGGATCCACGTTGATGTAAGGATCGAGCTTCTGCATCCGGACTTTCAGCCCGCGACTTTCCAGAATCGTGCCAATCGACGCAGATGTAAGCCCCTTACCCAACGAACTGACAACACCACCGGTCACAAAAATATGCTTGGACATCCGCAAAAAAATCCTTTGGCCTCGGGCAGATCAGTCGTTTTTGATGGCTAAGCATCCATCAGCAAGATCGAAGACAGGAGCGGTCTCCGCTGATGGATTCGACTCCTGCCAGATCACTCTGGCTGGCGAATCCAGATTTCAAACATTCCGCATCCGCTCCACAAACTGAGCATAATCCTCGGGCGTATCGATTCCAACTGAGGGATGATCAACATCAGCCACCTGGATGTGGACACCTGCTTCGAGAGCCCGTAATTGTTCCAGTTTTTCGAGTTTTTCCAGTGGGGATTGTGGCCATGTGGTCAGTTGCAGCAGAAAATCTGTGCGGAAGCCGTAGATTCCTACATGCAGTCTCCAGGGTGATGGCCCCAACAGTATCGATTCATCAAAGCCATCTCGCGGAAAGGGAATCACCGACCGACTGAAATAGAGCGCTCGGCCTGTCGAATCGGTGACGACCTTGACACAGGACGTGGCTGCAATCGATTCCCAGCGTCTCAGGGGAGCAGCTAAAGTTGACATTTGCGCCTTGGGGACAACCAACAGACTTTCGATCACTTTCGAAATATGTCCTCGATCAATTTCGGGCTCATCTCCTTGAACGTTCACCACGATTTCAAATTGATCCGCACGACGACGGATGACTTCTGCCACCCGGTCTGTGCCGCTGACGTGTTCACCCGTCATTTCCACGTTGGCCCCAAACGTCTCGGCAACCTGGAAAATTTCCGTGGCATCGGTCGCAATGACTAATTCATCAAAAAGTTCTGTCGCAGCGACACGTTCCCAGACGTGTTGCAACAAAGGCTTGCCAGTTTGATTCAGGAGCATTTTTCCCGGCAGACGGGTTGATGCCAGCCGAGCAGGAATGACACCACAGATTTTTTGAGGCATGTCGTTTGATCTTTAACTTCCAATAGGGACAAGTTTTCTGAGTTCAAGGCAGTGATTCGCCAGCGATATTTACCATCACAACATTTCTGACCTGCAGGCCATCAGACTCCATCTGAACTGAGGTGAAAACCTCGAATCCTGCCATCATTTTGTGAGAGGTGACTCACTGGGGTTCAATCCATCTCCAAGTATTAAACTGGCTGTCCAGAAATCTTGTTCTTAAATGGTAAAACCACTCATCAAATTTAACAAAACCATCCATCACAATTGGCTTTTCAACGATCTGCGCTCGCGACTAGGTTCACAAATTCCGACAGACACTTCTTCTTCTGCAATAAATCGAAAAATTTCTCTCGATAATGGGTGGTCTTAAACTGTGATTCTTTGTTCCATCTGTTCATTCAATCTGTACACTTTCAAGTGGCCAGTGAATGATGCACGAAAATCCAGGGGGAAAATAAATCTGAAGTCGATATGCATCGGAGATGTGATCAGTCTCACGCAGACGTTTTCAACATCCGGCACTCATGTTGCTGGAAAAGACTTCCCAGATCTTCATTGATTTATCCCGACCATTGGGGAATTTGAATACCTTCCTTGAAGTCAGTTTTCTTTCCATATGAATGAGTTCCTCCGCCAAGCAAAAGATGATCTCATCGCTTTTTCCGGAATCTTTCATCATTCCGAAATTGCCGATCAGCAATCTTTACTCAAAGAAGTCGTCTCACAGTCACCCATCATTCTATGGGTAATAGACGAACATGGTGTTTTCCGACTGAGCGAAGGGATGGGCTTAAGTGCTCTCGGACTGAAACCTGGTGAGACTATTGGAAAGTCTGTCTTCGAGATTTATGCCGACCAACCTCAGGCTTTGATGGGTGTTCGCCGCAGCCTTGCAGGTATTGAATCTCGGGAAATTGTACGTGTGATCGATCGTTATTACGACAGTTGGCAAAGGCCACTCTTCTCAACCGAAGGAAAGGTTCGCGGCGTCCTGGGAGTGGCGACCGATGTCACTCAACGGATTCTGGCACAGCAGGAAACAGCCGAATTCGAACAACGTTTTCGGGCAGCTTTTCATTATTCACCGGCAGCGATCACCGTCACTGATATTGAAACGGGGCGTTTCATCGATGCCAACGATGCGTACCTTAAGATGATCGGGTTGAAGCGAGAAGAAACGATCGGCAAAACCACCCTCGAACTCGGCCTTTGGAAAGACCCTTCGGAACGCGCCCTTTTGGTTGAAAAAGTTCTTAAGGGCGAAACCATGGCTGCCTCCAGCCATGTATTGACAGATCGGCAAGGGAGAAATCTATCTGTCCAATGGTCAGCCAGCGTGATTGTGCTCGATGGTCGAAAATGCATGCTTTCGTGCATGCTCGATATGACAGCTCGAGCCAAAGCGACACAACGCGCAGAGTTGACGCGTCAACAACTGCGTACTCTTGGTCGACTGGCTCCTGTGGCAATTTTTCGGACGAATGCTCAAGGCGAGATTCGACAAGCCAATGGACGCTATCGTCAACTGGTTGGCGATGCTGACCAGGCCAACTCACTGGGTTGCTGGATTGATCGCATCCTTCCTGAGGATCTTCCAGAAGTCACACGTGTCTGGAAGAATGCCGTCAAGCATGGCCAATCCTGCCTGCTCGAGTTTCGCATGGTTGATGCACAATCGCGTGAGCGATGGATTCTTCTCAGCACTAAGCCGCTGTTTCATAAAAAGTCCTTGCGATCCTTCGTCGGGACGTTGACAGACATCACCGCCCGCAAGCGCGCCGAAGCAGCGATGGAGCAGATGAATCATGCCCTTGAAACCCGTGTTGCCATTCGAACTCAAGAGTTAAGACAGGTTGTCGAAGAGTTGGAAGTACGCCGTTCCCAATGGGAATCGCTGGTTCGAAATGCCCCTGATGTCATTTTGAGAATCCGGACTGACCGTACCATCGAGT from Planctopirus ephydatiae encodes:
- a CDS encoding YdjY domain-containing protein, with product MSGKPLVITSGLFICLVFVAGFSFFNANLAVSQVPVGDQNAAKAAPAAQTNQATVESQKSVEDSNDKLTALNPSGTVQVDAANKRLLVKGRVVLREGQLEMLACPRQTKEHESIIAVDAPAQLIHAGLLALGAKTGTGVKFQPKFQPPTGEKLLINISWKDAQGKDHKVSAQSWVRNATRRYFVASLPKIDEELKFPEESGLIWDNRQKELLWYGHMTQEKKAELKKTVTDPRLQASIDKFFNDSQFAEMKADFVFVGSLFEADPDSGKQRYLADGGDLICVANFSTATIDVATASTNTGEDLLFEAYTERIPPVETPITLEIQLAEATAPKP
- a CDS encoding HAD family hydrolase produces the protein MDASLHSKENLNEGKERPAVIPDGLTFDAIIFDCDGTLGDSMPMHYVAWVETLTPYGAFMSEDEFYAMGGWPTKIVAQTMLDRFDIKTDLAAMVKHKEKLFVQKLSEVPPVPQVVEVVHYYHGKIPLAVATGGLPEVCLGVLKSIGLSPKLFNTIVTCEDVQSHKPEPEIFLEAARRLNVPPDRCIVFEDVDPGIEAARRAGMTSVDVRTFYTPRRIT
- a CDS encoding CTP synthase encodes the protein MSKHIFVTGGVVSSLGKGLTSASIGTILESRGLKVRMQKLDPYINVDPGTMSPYQHGEVYVLDDGAETDLDLGHYERFTHSPLTRDSNFTSGRIYLKVIEKERQGKYLGGTVQVVPHITDEIKNSVLKLAAPDVDVVITELGGTVGDIEGLPFLEAIRQIPLDIGRENCLFIHLTLVPYLKAARELKTKPTQHSVQQLRQIGIQPDVLIIRCERPLGRDNAEKIGLFCNVEKNAVIEEMDTEFSIYEVPLGLIEHGLDDLIVRKLGLKVGERQMEGWEVLVQKIRNPQHDVTIAVVGKYIEHRDAYKSIYESLDHAGFKHDSRIIVKRIEAEELEQQDPAALLAGVDGILVPGGFGRRGIEGKIRAVRFARTQKIPYFGICLGMQVAVIEFAREVLGHKNANSTEFVADTDHPVICLLEEQKKVTHRGGTMRLGAQACRLAEGSLLAKLYGRTEISERHRHRYEFNPEYREQFMAAGMNLVGTSPDGSLVEAVELPGHPWFAAVQFHPEFKSKPQSPHPLFDGFIKAALQRHQERALVATTGTTS
- the kdsB gene encoding 3-deoxy-manno-octulosonate cytidylyltransferase — its product is MPQKICGVIPARLASTRLPGKMLLNQTGKPLLQHVWERVAATELFDELVIATDATEIFQVAETFGANVEMTGEHVSGTDRVAEVIRRRADQFEIVVNVQGDEPEIDRGHISKVIESLLVVPKAQMSTLAAPLRRWESIAATSCVKVVTDSTGRALYFSRSVIPFPRDGFDESILLGPSPWRLHVGIYGFRTDFLLQLTTWPQSPLEKLEKLEQLRALEAGVHIQVADVDHPSVGIDTPEDYAQFVERMRNV
- a CDS encoding PAS domain S-box protein, with amino-acid sequence MNEFLRQAKDDLIAFSGIFHHSEIADQQSLLKEVVSQSPIILWVIDEHGVFRLSEGMGLSALGLKPGETIGKSVFEIYADQPQALMGVRRSLAGIESREIVRVIDRYYDSWQRPLFSTEGKVRGVLGVATDVTQRILAQQETAEFEQRFRAAFHYSPAAITVTDIETGRFIDANDAYLKMIGLKREETIGKTTLELGLWKDPSERALLVEKVLKGETMAASSHVLTDRQGRNLSVQWSASVIVLDGRKCMLSCMLDMTARAKATQRAELTRQQLRTLGRLAPVAIFRTNAQGEIRQANGRYRQLVGDADQANSLGCWIDRILPEDLPEVTRVWKNAVKHGQSCLLEFRMVDAQSRERWILLSTKPLFHKKSLRSFVGTLTDITARKRAEAAMEQMNHALETRVAIRTQELRQVVEELEVRRSQWESLVRNAPDVILRIRTDRTIEFVNRTEFGWQPEDLIHQDSLFFVHPDDRDDVERVLHLVFTEGTPLTVQLRSRKKTGETLWYAVHIGPVYRGNSIIAATAVLRDITQQKFYEEEAIRRRDELAHASRLSTIGEMAAMVAHELNQPLAAIANFVRGAVHRLQEPNFKVDEIIDGLEKANRQAQRAGEMIHGIRRFLRKRDSLQMPIHLPPLVHEAWGLAEIEASRYRIQLETEFARALPLIIADDVQIVQVLLNLFLNGIDAMKSIPLPERKLIVRGRIENRQTVVCEVEDRGTGFSPKISDTMFDAFITTKEEGLGLGLSVSRSIVEAHGGRLRSFPNHEKPGVTFQMILPIPADD